The proteins below are encoded in one region of Stigmatopora argus isolate UIUO_Sarg chromosome 2, RoL_Sarg_1.0, whole genome shotgun sequence:
- the LOC144089630 gene encoding alpha-2Db adrenergic receptor-like, whose protein sequence is MQWDKKNRDCDLRIMDSPVMATVPATSSSENISQASFALSRSAPLPPHSQVASVLIMVIVTVIILVTVVGNVLVVVAVFTSRALRAPQNLFLVSLASADILVATLVIPFSLANEVMGYWYFGSTWCSFYLALDILFCTSSIVHLCAISLDRYWSVTKAVSYNRKRTPKRIKVMISVVWLISIVISSPPLLMTHTEGRWDLTDENNGTQRQECLLINQTWYILSSCLVSFFVPGVIMILVYCKIYRVAKQRASTVFVAKNVMEFQPSQSETCFAGAHRSSPTAEAKCRKSHYKLEDAPTESSHSSTKTESNRSCHKIRELEKIKLEERTREDDVKTSFSASHRFSRRSGGKGKMEETKGTEGQASRLKPPPPSCASISWVSSDHCSRHFLLPSPVPLRSRQMSLSKSKVAQIREKRFTFVLAVVMGVFVLCWFPFFFTYSLQALCKEKCTIPGALFNLFFWIGYCNSCLNPIIYTIFNRDFRRAFKKIIFQSCKRA, encoded by the exons ATGCagtgggataaaaaaaatagagactGCGATTTGAGAATAATGGACTCACCTGTAATGGCCACTGTCCCCGCAACGTCTTCTTCGGAGAATATTAGTCAGGCGTCGTTTGCCTTGTCAAGGTCCGCTCCTCTGCCTCCGCACTCCCAGGTGGCATCAGTGCTCATCATGGTGATTGTCACGGTCATCATCCTCGTGACGGTAGTGGGGAATGTGCTGGTTGTAGTGGCCGTGTTTACAAGCCGTGCCTTGCGGGCTCCTCAAAATCTTTTCCTGGTGTCACTGGCTTCGGCGGACATACTGGTGGCGACGCTGGTCATCCCTTTCTCCTTGGCCAACGAG GTGATGGGCTACTGGTATTTTGGGTCCACCTGGTGCTCCTTCTACTTGGCTTTAGACATTTTGTTTTGCACTTCATCCATCGTCCATCTTTGCGCCATCAGTCTCGACCGCTACTGGTCTGTCACTAAAGCAGTCAGCTACAACCGCAAACGGACCCCCAAACGGATTAAAGTGATGATCAGTGTGGTGTGGCTGATTTCTATCGTCATCTCTTCCCCACCTCTTCTCATGACGCACACAGAAGGGAGATGGGACCTCACAGATGAGAACAACGGCACTCAGAGGCAAGAGTGTCTTCTCATCAACCAGACATGGTACATCCTCTCCTCCTGCCTCGTGTCCTTCTTTGTACCAGGAGTCATCATGATACTGGTCTATTGTAAGATTTATCGGGTTGCTAAACAGCGTGCCTCCACTGTATTTGTGGCCAAAAACGTGATGGAGTTCCAGCCATCCCAATCTGAGACCTGCTTTGCTGGCGCCCATCGGTCTAGCCCGACAGCCGAAGCCAAGTGCAGGAAATCCCATTACAAGTTGGAAGACGCGCCGACGGAGAGCAGTCACAGCTCTACCAAGACGGAGAGCAACCGTAGCTGCCACAAGATAAGAGAGTTGGAAAAGATTAAATTAGAAGAGAGGACGAGAGAGGATGACGTCAAAACATCATTTTCTGCTTCACATCGCTTCTCCAGGAGATCTGGTGGGAAGGGGAAGATGGAGGAGACCAAGGGCACTGAAGGGCAAGCATCTAGGTTAAAGCCTCCTCCTCCATCCTGTGCTTCAATATCATGGGTATCATCTGATCACTGTTCCCGTCACTTCCTCCTCCCTTCTCCGGTGCCGCTCCGAAGCAGACAGATGTCGTTATCCAAAAGCAAAGTAGCACAAATTAGGGAGAAGCGATTCACGTTTGTTCTGGCAGTGGTGATGGGGGTGTTTGTCCTCTGCTGGTTCCCCTTTTTCTTTACTTACAGTCTCCAGGCACTCTGCAAAGAGAAATGCACCATCCCCGGCGCTCTGTTTAACCTCTTTTTCTGGATCGGCTACTGCAACAGTTGCCTGAACCCAATCATTTATACTATTTTTAACCGAGACTTTAGGAGGGCCTTTAAGAAGATTATCTTCCAGTCTTGTAAACGGGCATAA
- the ctsd gene encoding cathepsin D, which translates to MRILYIFLFSALALASNAIVRIPLKKFRSIRRELTDSGKSTEELVADKQSLKYNLGFPASNGPTPETLKNYLDAQYYGEIGLGTPPQLFTVVFDTGSSNLWVPSIHCSLLDIACLLHHKYNSAKSSTYVKNGTSFAIQYGSGSLSGYLSQDTCTIGDLAVEKQLFGEAIKQPGIAFIAAKFDGILGMAYPRISVDAVAPVFDNIMSQKKVEQNVFSFYLNRNPDTEPGGELLLGGTDPKYYSGEFSYVNVTRQAYWQIRMDSLQVGSQLSLCKGGCEAIVDTGTSLITGPAAEVRALQKAIGATPLIQGEYMISCDKIPSLPVISFNVGGQSYKLTGDQYILKESQAGKTICLSGFMGLDIPPPAGPLWILGDVFIGQYYTVFDRDNNRVGFAKSK; encoded by the exons ATGAGAATCTTATATATCTTTCTTTTTTCGGCTTTAGCCCTGGCGAGTAATGCGATTGTGAG AATTCCTCTGAAGAAATTCCGCTCCATCAGGCGGGAGTTGACCGACTCAGGAAAAAGTACAGAGGAGCTTGTGGCTGACAAACAATCCCTCAAGTATAACCTGGGCTTTCCAGCGAGTAATGGTCCCACTCCTGAAACCCTAAAGAACTACCTTGAT GCACAGTATTATGGCGAGATTGGCCTCGGGACTCCCCCACAGCTCTTCACCGTGGTCTTTGACACTGGATCCTCCAATTTGTGGGTTCCCTCCATCCATTGCTCCCTCCTCGACATTGCTTGCT TGCTTCATCACAAATATAACTCCGCTAAATCCAGCACCTATGTGAAGAATGGCACCTCCTTTGCCATCCAATACGGAAGCGGCAGTTTGTCGGGTTATCTCAGCCAGGACACGTGCACT ATTGGCGACTTAGCAGTGGAGAAGCAACTCTTTGGGGAAGCGATAAAGCAGCCCGGTATTGCTTTTATCGCTGCCAAGTTCGATGGGATCCTTGGCATGGCGTATCCACGCATCTCTGTGGATGCCGTGGCGCCAGTCTTTGACAACATCATGAGCCAGAAGAAAGTTGAGCAGAATGTTTTCTCCTTCTACCTGAACAG GAACCCTGACACTGAACCAGGTGGTGAGCTGCTGCTGGGAGGAACCGATCCTAAATACTACAGCGGCGAATTCAGCTACGTCAATGTCACCCGTCAAGCCTACTGGCAGATCCGCATGGACTC GTTGCAAGTGGGCAGCCAGCTGAGCCTATGCAAAGGTGGCTGCGAGGCCATCGTGGACACTGGTACGTCCCTAATCACCGGACCAGCTGCGGAGGTCCGAGCTCTGCAGAAAGCCATCGGAGCCACTCCACTCATCCAAGGAGAG TACATGATCAGCTGTGATAAGATCCCATCCTTGCCTGTCATCTCTTTCAATGTGGGTGGCCAATCCTATAAGCTGACTGGAGATCAGTACATTCTAAAG GAGAGCCAAGCTGGAAAGACAATTTGTCTGAGTGGCTTCATGGGGTTGGACATACCTCCACCAGCTGGTCCTTTGTGGATTCTGGGAGATGTCTTCATTGGCCAGTACTACACCGTTTTTGATCGAGATAATAACAGGGTGGGCTTTGCAAAGTCCAAATAA